Part of the Thermodesulfobacteriota bacterium genome, ACGCCCTGCCCCTGGGCATGTGCTGCCTCATCGCCTCCATGCTCGCTGCTGCCGGCGTGGACATCCTCCTGGGCGCCAGCTGGTTCATCGTCTTTCTCTACACCGGCATCCTGGGGGTGATGGTGGCCGGCAGCCTGGTGGTCTGGCGGCGGGCTGGCGGCTCGTACCTGGCCAGTCTGTCCGCCTTGCGCCGGCCGCTCCTGGTCGGCCTGGGCAACGGCCGGCCGGTGGCCGCCATCCCCCAGGCCATCGACAGCCTGACCGGCGAGCTGGGCTTCGATTCCCGGACCACCCGGCTCATCGTGCCGCTGACCTTCAGCACCATCAGCTTCGGCAACATCCTCCACTTCTCAGCCTCCGCCATCTTTCTCTCCCGCCTGTACGGCGCCCCCCTGGGGCTGCAGGAGTATGCGCTCATCGTCCTCGCCTCGGTGGTGGCCGGGATTGCGGCGGCCAACTCCCCGGGGATCATCGCCCTGTCCATGATGGGCATTGTGCTGGGGCTGTTGAAGCTGCCCCTGGCGCCATCCATCGCCCTGTTGTTCGCCCTGGACCCCCTTCTGGATCAGCCCCTGGCCCTGGCCTCGGTGTCCGGCAACTGCGCCTGCACCGCGCTGGTGGCCGAGGTGTCCGGCCGGCGGCCGCCTCTGACCGCCAACCAAGGAGGCTGAACGATCTCATGGACTGGCAGGAACAGCTGCGAAGCTCCGTCACCTCGCTGGACGAGCTGCGCGCCCGCGGCTTCCAGGTGCAGGCCCAGCGGGAGGCCTTCCCGATGCGGATCACCCCCCACGTGCTGTCGCTCATGGAGCGGGATACCGCCAGCTGCCCCATTGGCCGCCAGTTTGTGCCGCTGCCGGAGGAGCTGGAGGCGATGCCCGCCGAGCTGGCGGATCCGGTGGACGAGGACCGGCGGGCAGTGGCCGGGGTGCTGGTGCACGCCTACCCGGACCGGGCCCTGCTCCTGGCCGCCCAGCGCTGCGCCACCTACTGCCGCCACTGCTTCCGCAAGCGACTGGTGGGCCGCCGGCCGCCGCCAACAGCCGGGCAGCTGGAACAGGCCCTTTCCTACCTGGAGACACGTCCGGAGATCCACGAGGTCATCCTCTCCGGCGGCGACCCCCTGGTGCTGCCGGATGCCCAGCTCGATGCCCTCCTGGGCGCACTGCGCCAGCGGCTGGGCGATCGGGTGCTCCGCATCCACAGCCGGGTGCTGTCCACCCTGCCGCAGCGGATCACCCAGGGGCTGGTCGATCTCCTGGAAGGCTACGGGGTGCTCTACCTGGTCACCCAGATCAACCATCCCCGGGAGATCACCCCGGAGACCCAGGTCGCTGCACGCCGGCTCCGTAAGGCTGGCATCGTCCTGGCCAACCAGTGTGTCCTCCTGCGGGGGGTCAACGCCGACCTGGCAACGATGCGCCAGCTGTGCCTGGCCCTCTACCGCATCGGCATCCGCCCCTACTACCTCTTCCAGTGCGACTACACCCAGGGCACCGCCCACTTTCGCACCACCCTGGCGGAGGGGCGAGCCATCGCCCGCGGGCTGGAGGGCAGGATCAGCGGTCCGGCGGTGCCTCGCTACGCCATCGACTGCCCGGGAATCCGCAAGGTGCTCATCACCGCGGACTCCTGCACGCCGCGGGGTGATGGCACCTACCTGCTCCGCAACAGCGAGGGGCAGGAGCTGATCTACGACGAGCCCGGGCTGACTCGCTGAGCGGCCTGAACCGAGGACGGGAATCCCAAGGAGGCATGATGGTCGCGATCGGGGTGCGCAGCATGGGAAGGATCGGCCTGGCGGGACTTGCTCTCTGGCTCCTGGGCCCAACGGCATCAGGCCCGGCGGAGGTGCCCCTGGTGGCCACCGAGGCCGCCCAGCTGGGGTTGAGCCTCGAGGTCAGTACCGGGGCCTTTGCCACTTCGAATACCAACTTCGGCGCCGGCAGCAACGGCGAGGCGGGCCACCGGTGGTGGGAGGCCTATCTCAAGCCCGGCCTGGCTGGCTCGGCCGCCCTGCCCGGGGGGGGCTCCCTCTACGGGGGCTGGAGCGGCATCTGGTCCAGCCACGGGGGGGACGGCGCGCCCGGTGATTCCGAGGCCGAGGGCGAGTATCTGGCCCAGGAGGACCTGTACGCCGGCTGGAGATCAGGCACCCTTTTCCCGGGCCTGGGGGAGGACTTCTTCGATCTGTCTTTCGGCCAGCAGCGCTTCCAGCTGGGCGACGGCTTCCTGATCTGGGACGGCACCTCGGACGGCGGTGACCACGCCAACTTCTGGCTGGGCCCGCGCAAGGCCTTCCGGCGGGCGGCGGTGGCCCGCCTCAATGGCAAGCCCTGGCGCGGCGACCTCTTCTGGCTGGAAAGTCATACCGATACCACCGAGCTGGCCGGTCTCAACCTCGAGTACGCCCACGATGCCCTCGGCACCCTGGGCGCGGCCTTCCTGCACGCGGCCACGGCCGAGAGTCCCACCCGCCACGGCCTTCGGGTCTATGACCTGCGCGGCCACGGTACCCCGTTCGCCGCCTGG contains:
- a CDS encoding KamA family radical SAM protein, translating into MDWQEQLRSSVTSLDELRARGFQVQAQREAFPMRITPHVLSLMERDTASCPIGRQFVPLPEELEAMPAELADPVDEDRRAVAGVLVHAYPDRALLLAAQRCATYCRHCFRKRLVGRRPPPTAGQLEQALSYLETRPEIHEVILSGGDPLVLPDAQLDALLGALRQRLGDRVLRIHSRVLSTLPQRITQGLVDLLEGYGVLYLVTQINHPREITPETQVAARRLRKAGIVLANQCVLLRGVNADLATMRQLCLALYRIGIRPYYLFQCDYTQGTAHFRTTLAEGRAIARGLEGRISGPAVPRYAIDCPGIRKVLITADSCTPRGDGTYLLRNSEGQELIYDEPGLTR
- a CDS encoding cation:dicarboxylase symporter family transporter translates to LQMCVLPVILVTVVNSLGLVLREGGVRRVLLRLVVTTALGTLLVSAFGALGTGVAGIGADLDLASKNVLGEFLSQHEERFKQPAEDAGDGKGLWGFVANVVPENIFADLAAGNTLSVLFFAALLGLALGMGSRGSGSEIFAVLESLYGALSRIVQGLMYALPLGMCCLIASMLAAAGVDILLGASWFIVFLYTGILGVMVAGSLVVWRRAGGSYLASLSALRRPLLVGLGNGRPVAAIPQAIDSLTGELGFDSRTTRLIVPLTFSTISFGNILHFSASAIFLSRLYGAPLGLQEYALIVLASVVAGIAAANSPGIIALSMMGIVLGLLKLPLAPSIALLFALDPLLDQPLALASVSGNCACTALVAEVSGRRPPLTANQGG